GCGGATTCCAGCAATGTAAGCCCGAACGGCTCGGTCAGCGCCGGGTTGATAAAAATCCCACAAGAGCGCGCCGCCATCCGGTAAATTGCCGGGACTTCACTGGGCAAGTGCTTTTTCGGCAACGCCAGTTTGCCGTACAGATCATAATAATCGAGCAATACCAAGAGTTCGGTAAGTACCTCTTCGGCACCGTCATTCATTTCGCGGATATCGTCGCGGTTCCCCGCAACGATCACCAGATTGGCCATGGTGCGCAGTTCCGGCGATTCCCCGTAAGCCTGCACTAAGGTGGCAATATTTTTGCGGGGATCAGGTCTTGATAACGCCAGGATTATCGGTTTCTCCGGTTCATCAAGAAACCGCCGAATAGCACTGGCGATCTGCGTTTGGGGCTCACCCAATTCTGGCGGATGGAATTTGCTGAGGTCGGTCCCCGGCGCGATCACCCGCATACTTTCCGGACAGTAATAATCATAGAGCTCATATTGAGCTTCGATTTCCTGACGGGTACTGGTGATCACCAGATTGGCATTGGCCAGCACTTGTTCTTCGGCCTCAATGCGGCGACGCATATTGTACTTTTGTTCCACTTCAGACGATGTCATGCCGGAAGCCATCAGCCGCTTGCGTTTATCACGTCCCAAAGAGTGACCAGTGTGAACCAACGGAATACCAGAGAGATGGCTGATTTGCGTTGCTACATAACCCGCATCCGCATAATGACTGTGAATGACGTCAGGCAACCGTTGTTGTTGCTGGAAAAACTGCAGCAGATTGTCTGCAAAGGTATCGAGGTATTCCCAGAGCTTTTCTTTGGCGATGTAGTGATTGGGGCCACATTCAATCCGCACGATCTGAGCACCAGGTTCTTCCAAAGGCTCAGTTTTGTTGCTATAACCGCTATCGAGCCGCTCGTCATCCACCAGCCGAGTGATCAGATCTACGCGGCCAACACCGGGTTGTCTGGCAAGCGCATTAGCGAGGTCCACCACATACTTGGTCTGGCCGCCGGTATCGGCATCACGCCCTAATTCCAGATCGTGGGCACGGATCAGTCCATGAATACTTACCAGCGCAATATATAAGCCACTGACAGGAGCCTGATCACTACTCGGATTTAGCTGCATAGACGTCTTCTCCGTAAGATGAGTCGATTGCGGTAGCAATCCGGCATGTTAACCGCTAATGCGGCAACATTTTCTCGACTATCCGCTATCGGCATTTATTCCAAAAAAGTGCTGACGGCGTAGAAAATACTGGCGAACATCAATCACATGGACATGGGGATTTCTATGTAATGCAACGATAGAAAAATGCGTTACCAGCAGTCCCGTTGACAACAGCTCACAAAATAATCATTTTGAGACGTTTTTTTCACCGTACCATAATCCGAATTGATTACCAAATCTGAAAAAGCCTTTTCAA
This portion of the Shewanella yunxiaonensis genome encodes:
- a CDS encoding HAD family hydrolase, producing the protein MQLNPSSDQAPVSGLYIALVSIHGLIRAHDLELGRDADTGGQTKYVVDLANALARQPGVGRVDLITRLVDDERLDSGYSNKTEPLEEPGAQIVRIECGPNHYIAKEKLWEYLDTFADNLLQFFQQQQRLPDVIHSHYADAGYVATQISHLSGIPLVHTGHSLGRDKRKRLMASGMTSSEVEQKYNMRRRIEAEEQVLANANLVITSTRQEIEAQYELYDYYCPESMRVIAPGTDLSKFHPPELGEPQTQIASAIRRFLDEPEKPIILALSRPDPRKNIATLVQAYGESPELRTMANLVIVAGNRDDIREMNDGAEEVLTELLVLLDYYDLYGKLALPKKHLPSEVPAIYRMAARSCGIFINPALTEPFGLTLLESAATGLPFIATENGGPQDIVDNCEAGLLVDPLSAHDLGKAMKQLLLDGDLWRKFSANGIKNVALKYSWDAHARSYLKQIKPLVAAFKPQQYSPAIMNASRFADRLIVSDLDKTLLSNPTGLRDFCQMLREKRKQVAFGIATARRLDAVLKLLKKYRIPKPDILISSLGSQIHYGRELEVSTDWEDHVDHDWNPRAIRRILRKVPGLELQDDAEQSKFKISFHIDPSQQGGITKEKIVSLLRQEEQSVNVFVSAGQNLDITPARVSKGLALRYVAQIWGIPLERVLVAAGAGTDEDMITGKTLSVVVHNRRHEALESPVTGQNVFFATQPNALGILEATDHYHFFDEQPGVTVVEDDA